The Streptomyces sp. NL15-2K genome contains a region encoding:
- a CDS encoding alpha/beta hydrolase: MVTIFREVVYAQPLGFRPLALDLYVPAEPVALCLYLHGGGWRIGSRADGLEVGPNVPRSPWQQPSFFERIAQLGLAVASVEYRLSGEARFPAQLEDVESAAHYLAEHRGDFGISTDARVCWGGSAGGHLAALHALTTSLPVSAAVCWYPVTDLVALLADIDDAGGQADRSRESREARLLGATADERPETARAASPVHAVRPGAPPFLLLHGDKDTAVPLRQSHRLAEALRAVGGHAVVEEVPGATHIFPELDDAALQGLLERSARFLLAAATGEKGAAARGHGAPG, encoded by the coding sequence ATGGTGACCATCTTCCGGGAGGTCGTGTACGCGCAGCCACTCGGGTTCCGTCCCCTCGCCCTGGACCTTTACGTCCCAGCCGAGCCGGTCGCCCTGTGCCTCTACCTGCATGGCGGTGGCTGGCGCATCGGCAGCCGCGCCGACGGCCTCGAAGTCGGCCCGAACGTCCCCAGGTCGCCCTGGCAGCAGCCGTCCTTCTTCGAGCGGATCGCGCAACTGGGCCTGGCCGTGGCGAGCGTGGAGTACCGGCTGAGCGGGGAAGCCCGCTTCCCGGCACAACTGGAGGACGTGGAAAGCGCGGCCCACTACCTCGCTGAGCACCGAGGCGACTTCGGGATCTCGACCGACGCCCGGGTGTGCTGGGGAGGCTCCGCGGGAGGGCACCTGGCGGCGCTGCACGCGCTGACCACCTCGCTGCCGGTGTCCGCGGCCGTCTGCTGGTACCCGGTGACCGACCTGGTCGCCCTACTGGCGGACATCGACGATGCCGGCGGACAGGCCGACCGGAGCCGGGAGTCCCGGGAGGCCCGGCTGCTGGGCGCGACCGCGGACGAGCGGCCGGAAACGGCTCGCGCCGCCAGCCCCGTCCACGCCGTACGGCCGGGCGCTCCGCCCTTCCTGCTCCTGCACGGCGACAAGGACACGGCCGTTCCGCTCCGGCAGAGCCACCGGCTGGCCGAGGCGCTGCGAGCTGTGGGAGGCCACGCCGTAGTCGAGGAGGTCCCCGGCGCGACCCATATCTTCCCCGAACTCGACGACGCGGCGTTGCAGGGGCTCCTCGAACGATCGGCGCGCTTCCTCCTCGCAGCGGCGACGGGCGAGAAGGGCGCCGCGGCTCGCGGACATGGTGCGCCGGGGTAA
- a CDS encoding thiamine pyrophosphate-binding protein — protein sequence MKVAEAVGRTLGHLGVRQVFGVVGSGNFHVTNALIATGARFVATRHEHGAAVMADAYSRATGEVSVASFHQGCGLTNALTGITEAAKSRTPLLVVTGDTSPTQSNSNFWIEQELLVRGVGATSERVHSAQTAVADAARAYSRALLERRTVVLHLALDVQKQELDWSPDVVPPVPERELPTASPGGVRRLADLLAQAERPVLVAGRGALDARTELEELAEAAGALLTTSAVARGLFAGNTWYLDVMGGFATPTASDLISDADLLVSFGAGLNQWTTRAGELVGNTTTVAQVDLDLDAIGRHRRVDLGIQGDCASTALAVTKELADRGATRPRYRSPAVADRIKTGRRWQDEPYDDTSTDAPADERIDPRTLTIALDRLLPRERVIVPDGGNFNCYPAMFFEVPDNRGYCLPLAFQSIGMALAAAIGTAIATPDRLTVAGIGDGGFMMCLTELDTAVRLALPLVVVVYDDAAYGAEVHHFPDYPSDTVVFPDTDLAAIARGFGCTSVTVRTVDDLDQVRDWLSGPRTSPLVIDAKITSFPSWVLAHSFTDES from the coding sequence ATGAAGGTCGCGGAGGCAGTCGGGCGGACGCTGGGACACCTGGGCGTGCGTCAGGTGTTCGGAGTGGTGGGCAGCGGGAACTTCCACGTCACCAACGCCCTGATCGCAACGGGGGCCCGGTTCGTAGCGACCCGCCACGAACACGGCGCGGCGGTGATGGCCGACGCCTACTCACGGGCCACGGGAGAGGTCAGCGTGGCCAGCTTCCACCAGGGCTGCGGGCTCACCAACGCCCTGACCGGCATCACCGAAGCAGCCAAGAGCCGCACACCCCTCCTGGTCGTCACCGGAGACACATCTCCCACGCAGTCCAACTCGAACTTCTGGATCGAACAGGAGCTCCTGGTCCGGGGCGTCGGCGCCACCTCCGAACGCGTCCACAGCGCACAGACCGCGGTGGCCGACGCCGCACGGGCCTACTCCCGAGCCCTGCTGGAGCGGCGCACCGTGGTCCTGCACCTCGCGCTCGACGTGCAGAAGCAGGAACTCGACTGGTCTCCCGATGTCGTCCCCCCGGTCCCCGAACGGGAACTGCCCACCGCCTCACCCGGTGGGGTGCGGCGCCTGGCCGACCTGCTGGCCCAGGCCGAGCGGCCGGTGCTGGTCGCCGGCCGCGGCGCGCTCGACGCCCGGACCGAGCTCGAGGAGCTCGCCGAGGCCGCCGGGGCCCTGCTCACCACCTCGGCCGTCGCGCGGGGCCTGTTCGCCGGCAACACCTGGTACCTCGACGTGATGGGCGGCTTCGCCACCCCCACCGCCTCGGACCTGATCTCCGACGCCGACCTCCTCGTGTCCTTCGGTGCCGGCCTCAACCAGTGGACCACCCGCGCCGGTGAGCTCGTCGGCAACACCACCACCGTGGCGCAGGTCGACCTCGACCTCGACGCCATCGGCCGACACCGCCGCGTCGACCTCGGTATTCAGGGCGACTGCGCCTCGACGGCACTGGCGGTCACGAAGGAGCTGGCCGACCGCGGCGCCACGAGGCCGCGGTATCGCTCCCCGGCCGTGGCCGACCGGATCAAGACCGGGCGGCGCTGGCAGGACGAGCCCTACGACGACACCTCAACCGACGCGCCCGCCGACGAGCGCATCGACCCCCGCACCCTCACCATCGCCCTGGACCGGCTGCTCCCCCGCGAGCGCGTCATCGTCCCCGACGGCGGCAATTTCAACTGCTACCCCGCCATGTTCTTCGAGGTCCCCGACAACCGCGGCTACTGCCTGCCACTGGCCTTCCAATCCATCGGCATGGCACTCGCGGCAGCCATCGGCACGGCGATCGCCACACCCGACCGGCTCACCGTCGCCGGCATCGGCGACGGCGGGTTCATGATGTGCCTGACCGAACTCGACACCGCCGTGCGCCTCGCGCTCCCGCTCGTGGTCGTCGTCTACGACGACGCGGCCTACGGCGCCGAGGTTCACCACTTCCCCGACTACCCCTCGGACACCGTCGTCTTCCCCGACACCGACCTCGCCGCGATCGCCCGCGGCTTCGGCTGCACCAGCGTCACCGTACGCACCGTCGACGACCTCGACCAGGTACGGGACTGGCTCTCCGGGCCACGGACCTCCCCGCTCGTCATCGACGCCAAGATCACCAGCTTCCCGTCATGGGTGCTGGCGCACTCCTTCACCGACGAGTCATGA